From a region of the Streptomyces venezuelae genome:
- a CDS encoding DUF6325 family protein — protein MGPVEFIVLAFPEEQLRAPAVEAVMGLRKTGVVRLIDGIVATRTASGDVLAAEFDEFVELHGLLTGRDVARLIGPEDIQEAAGLLERGSCALLLVVEHLWAEDAAIAVRAAGGRIVGSVRIPPDRVPADPRAGVA, from the coding sequence ATGGGACCTGTGGAGTTCATCGTCCTCGCCTTCCCGGAGGAACAGCTGCGGGCCCCGGCGGTCGAAGCCGTGATGGGGCTGCGCAAGACCGGGGTGGTCCGGCTGATCGACGGGATCGTGGCGACGAGGACGGCTTCGGGGGACGTACTGGCGGCCGAGTTCGACGAGTTCGTGGAGCTGCACGGCCTCCTGACGGGCCGGGACGTGGCGCGGCTGATCGGCCCGGAGGACATCCAGGAGGCGGCGGGACTGCTGGAACGCGGGAGCTGCGCACTGCTGCTCGTCGTCGAGCACCTGTGGGCCGAGGACGCGGCGATCGCCGTACGGGCGGCGGGCGGGCGGATCGTCGGCTCGGTCCGCATCCCGCCGGACCGGGTGCCGGCGGACCCGCGCGCGGGGGTGGCCTGA
- a CDS encoding FtsW/RodA/SpoVE family cell cycle protein, with product MTALTAKVAEPAPPPPPGDGAPKRRGVELTLLAGAVLISVLGHLHVGLVTTGHVPGPAARYATGLCVAALLAHLAVRLRAPYADPLLLPIAVLLNGLGLVLIQRLDVTTPGHLTAGDQLLWSALGVVLFVLVVALLGDHRVLQRYAYLSVAVALVLMLIPVFFPAVNGAHIWIRFAGLSFQPGEFAKILLAVFFAAYLAANRTALALTGRRLFWKLRLLPGRVLGPILAIWLLSVGVLVLERDLGTSLLFFGLFVIMLFTATGRIGWIAIGLLLAALGAYAVGTFEPHVHGRVEDWLHPFASIERGEGPGQLAQSLFAFGAGGLLGAGLGHGQSFLIGFAAKSDFILATAGEELGLVGLAAILLLYGLLVARGFRAGLALRDPFGRLLATGLASIVALQVFVIAGGVSGLIPLTGMAMPFLAQGGSSVVTNWIIVALLVRLSDSARRPRPAKEPAE from the coding sequence ATGACCGCTCTGACGGCAAAGGTGGCGGAGCCCGCCCCGCCCCCGCCCCCCGGCGACGGCGCCCCCAAACGGCGCGGCGTCGAGCTCACGCTCCTGGCCGGAGCCGTCCTCATCTCCGTCCTCGGTCACCTCCACGTCGGTCTCGTGACCACCGGCCACGTCCCCGGCCCCGCCGCCCGCTACGCCACCGGGCTGTGCGTGGCCGCCCTGCTCGCACACCTCGCCGTCCGCCTCCGGGCCCCGTACGCCGATCCCCTCCTGCTCCCCATCGCCGTCCTCCTCAACGGCCTCGGCCTCGTCCTCATCCAGCGGCTCGACGTGACCACCCCCGGGCACCTCACCGCCGGGGACCAGCTCCTGTGGTCCGCGCTGGGCGTGGTGCTCTTCGTGCTCGTCGTGGCGCTGCTCGGCGACCACCGGGTGCTCCAGCGCTACGCGTACCTCTCCGTCGCGGTGGCCCTGGTCCTGATGCTGATCCCCGTCTTCTTCCCGGCGGTCAACGGCGCGCACATCTGGATCCGGTTCGCCGGGCTCTCCTTCCAGCCGGGGGAGTTCGCCAAGATCCTGCTCGCGGTCTTCTTCGCCGCCTACCTCGCCGCGAACCGCACCGCGCTCGCCCTCACCGGCCGCCGGCTGTTCTGGAAGCTCCGGCTCCTTCCCGGCCGGGTCCTCGGCCCGATCCTCGCGATCTGGCTGCTGAGCGTGGGCGTACTGGTCCTGGAGCGGGACCTCGGCACCTCGCTGCTGTTCTTCGGACTGTTCGTGATCATGCTGTTCACCGCCACCGGGCGGATCGGCTGGATCGCGATCGGGCTGCTGCTCGCGGCCCTCGGCGCCTACGCCGTCGGGACCTTCGAACCGCACGTCCACGGCCGGGTCGAAGACTGGCTGCACCCCTTCGCCTCCATCGAGCGGGGCGAGGGCCCCGGCCAGCTCGCCCAGTCCCTCTTCGCCTTCGGCGCCGGCGGCCTCCTCGGCGCGGGCCTCGGACACGGCCAGTCCTTCCTCATCGGGTTCGCCGCCAAGTCGGACTTCATCCTCGCCACCGCAGGAGAGGAGCTCGGTCTCGTCGGCCTCGCCGCGATCCTGCTGCTCTACGGGCTCCTCGTGGCCCGCGGATTCCGCGCCGGGCTCGCCCTGCGCGACCCCTTCGGGCGGCTGCTCGCCACCGGGCTCGCCTCGATCGTCGCGCTCCAGGTGTTCGTCATCGCGGGCGGTGTCAGCGGCCTGATCCCGCTCACCGGCATGGCGATGCCCTTCCTCGCGCAGGGCGGCTCCTCCGTCGTCACCAACTGGATCATCGTCGCCCTGCTGGTCCGGCTCAGCGACAGCGCCCGCAGACCCCGCCCCGCGAAGGAGCCGGCCGAGTGA
- a CDS encoding ferritin-like domain-containing protein, which yields MSTHELYTRNPGEPVWQVPAAGSARFSWEYADGRERLLALYQKGKDKQWDGAKRIDWDTEVDPYDPLGTPEEALPLYGTRHWAKLTAKDKGELRRHYASWNFSQFLHGEQGAMVCAARIVESVPDLDAKFYSATQTMDEARHAEIFGRFLHEKIGMLYPINDSLQGLLGDTLRDSRWDMPYLGMQVLIEGLALAAFGMIRDTTTKPLPKQLLAYVMQDEARHVAFGRMALRDYYEQLTDAELREREEFVIEGCYLMRDRLLGVEVLENFGIGAKEATLLSEQSEFLHLFRKLLFSRIVPCVKDIGLWGERLQRAYLDLGVFDMGDSNLDLLMSQDEEIAEALDRERFAAEESARVAEVEAAISEGADAP from the coding sequence GTGTCGACGCACGAGCTCTACACCCGGAACCCGGGCGAGCCGGTCTGGCAGGTTCCCGCCGCCGGTTCGGCCCGCTTCAGCTGGGAGTACGCCGACGGCCGCGAGCGGCTGCTGGCGCTCTACCAGAAGGGCAAGGACAAGCAGTGGGACGGCGCCAAGCGCATCGACTGGGACACCGAGGTGGACCCGTACGATCCGCTGGGCACCCCCGAAGAGGCCCTGCCGCTGTACGGGACGCGGCACTGGGCCAAGCTCACCGCGAAGGACAAGGGCGAGCTGCGCCGGCACTACGCCTCCTGGAACTTCAGCCAGTTCCTGCACGGCGAGCAGGGTGCGATGGTGTGCGCGGCGCGCATCGTGGAGTCGGTGCCGGACCTGGACGCGAAGTTCTACTCGGCCACGCAGACCATGGACGAGGCCCGGCACGCCGAGATCTTCGGGCGTTTCCTGCACGAGAAGATCGGGATGCTGTACCCGATCAACGACAGCCTCCAGGGGCTGCTGGGCGACACCCTGCGCGACTCCCGCTGGGACATGCCGTACCTGGGCATGCAGGTGCTCATCGAAGGGCTGGCCCTGGCCGCCTTCGGGATGATCCGCGACACGACCACCAAGCCGCTGCCGAAGCAGCTCCTGGCGTACGTGATGCAGGACGAGGCCCGGCACGTGGCCTTCGGCCGGATGGCGCTGCGCGACTACTACGAACAGCTCACCGACGCCGAACTGCGCGAGCGCGAGGAGTTCGTGATCGAGGGCTGCTACCTGATGCGGGACCGGCTGCTCGGGGTGGAGGTGCTGGAGAACTTCGGCATCGGGGCGAAGGAGGCGACGCTGCTCAGCGAGCAGTCGGAGTTCCTGCACCTGTTCCGCAAGCTGCTGTTCAGCAGGATCGTGCCGTGCGTGAAGGACATCGGGCTGTGGGGCGAGCGGCTGCAGCGGGCCTATCTGGACCTGGGCGTCTTCGACATGGGCGACTCGAACCTGGACCTGCTGATGAGCCAGGACGAGGAGATCGCCGAGGCCCTGGACCGGGAGCGGTTCGCGGCCGAGGAGTCGGCGCGGGTGGCGGAGGTCGAGGCCGCGATCTCGGAGGGGGCGGACGCCCCCTGA
- a CDS encoding carboxymuconolactone decarboxylase family protein has translation MDARLNLFASPTTGKALKHLMSAGKVIKDSSLPATTQELVSLRVSQINGCAVCIDMHTKEATAAGETPVRLHLVAAWREATVFTAAERAALELAEEGTRTADGAGGVADEVWARAAKHYDEEELNALVLLIAFMNMANRINLITQQPGGDYVAGQFH, from the coding sequence ATGGACGCGCGACTGAACCTCTTCGCCAGCCCGACCACCGGCAAGGCCCTGAAGCACCTCATGTCCGCCGGGAAGGTGATCAAGGACTCGTCACTGCCGGCCACCACGCAGGAGCTGGTGTCGCTGCGCGTGAGCCAGATCAACGGCTGCGCCGTCTGCATCGACATGCACACCAAGGAAGCCACCGCCGCCGGTGAGACCCCGGTGCGGCTGCACCTGGTGGCGGCGTGGCGCGAGGCCACGGTCTTCACCGCGGCCGAGCGTGCCGCGCTGGAGCTGGCGGAGGAGGGCACCCGCACCGCGGACGGGGCCGGCGGGGTGGCCGACGAGGTGTGGGCACGCGCCGCCAAGCACTACGACGAGGAGGAACTCAACGCCCTGGTACTGCTGATCGCCTTCATGAACATGGCGAACCGGATCAACCTCATCACCCAGCAGCCCGGTGGCGACTACGTGGCCGGACAGTTCCACTGA
- a CDS encoding penicillin-binding transpeptidase domain-containing protein, giving the protein MIRYIRWCAYFCALLLVALLVNIARVQVWESAAYGANPANKRPAIERYAEPRGDILVDGRPVTGSRDSGQLLRYERTYANGPLYAPVTGFSSQTYGASFVERAEDAILSGTDPGLSAFPLWYELARGRPAGGNAATTVRSGMQLAAYAGLAGKRGAVAAVEPATGKILALVSSPSYDPAVLSGTGTGVKKAWTALNADPARPMLNRALRETYPPGSTFKIVTAAAALDAGVVTDVDAPTRTPDPYPLPGTSTLLPNAGTGCEDASMAEAVQWSCNTVMAKIGVQVGLRGMVEAARRFGFNSEGLRVPSWVSRSNFDTDMSQDQLALSSIGQFNTTATPLQMAMVAAAVANGGELTYPYLVERTTQDDGSQVRRGDQRSLGRAMNPATALRLQELMVKVVEDGTGRNAAIPGAVVGGKTGTAQHGVGNAGTPYAWFISWARAEGAPMAKVAVAVVVEDASADRGDISGNGAAAPIARAVMQAALAAR; this is encoded by the coding sequence GTGATCCGCTACATCCGCTGGTGCGCGTACTTCTGCGCCCTCCTGCTGGTCGCCCTGCTGGTCAACATCGCCCGCGTCCAGGTCTGGGAGTCCGCCGCCTACGGCGCCAACCCGGCCAACAAGCGCCCCGCCATCGAGCGCTACGCCGAACCCCGCGGGGACATCCTGGTCGACGGGCGCCCCGTCACCGGCTCCCGCGACAGCGGCCAGCTGCTGCGCTACGAGCGGACGTACGCGAACGGGCCGCTCTACGCCCCCGTCACCGGCTTCTCCTCCCAGACCTACGGCGCCAGCTTCGTCGAGCGCGCCGAGGACGCGATCCTGTCCGGCACCGACCCGGGGCTCTCGGCCTTCCCGCTCTGGTACGAACTGGCCCGCGGCCGCCCCGCCGGCGGGAACGCCGCCACCACCGTCCGCTCCGGCATGCAGCTGGCCGCGTACGCCGGACTCGCGGGCAAGCGCGGCGCGGTGGCCGCCGTCGAGCCGGCCACCGGGAAGATCCTCGCGCTGGTCAGCAGTCCGTCCTACGACCCCGCCGTGCTCTCCGGCACGGGTACGGGGGTCAAGAAGGCCTGGACCGCCCTGAACGCGGATCCCGCCCGGCCGATGCTCAACCGGGCGCTGCGCGAGACCTACCCGCCCGGCTCCACCTTCAAGATCGTGACGGCCGCGGCCGCCCTCGACGCGGGGGTGGTCACCGACGTGGACGCACCGACCCGGACCCCCGACCCCTACCCGCTGCCCGGGACCAGCACCCTGCTGCCGAACGCGGGCACCGGCTGCGAGGACGCCTCGATGGCGGAGGCGGTGCAGTGGTCCTGCAACACGGTGATGGCGAAGATCGGGGTGCAGGTCGGGCTGCGCGGGATGGTGGAGGCGGCGCGGCGTTTCGGCTTCAACAGCGAGGGGCTGCGGGTGCCCTCGTGGGTGTCCCGGTCGAACTTCGACACCGACATGAGCCAGGACCAGCTGGCCCTCTCCTCGATCGGACAGTTCAACACCACGGCGACACCGCTGCAGATGGCGATGGTGGCGGCGGCCGTCGCGAACGGCGGCGAGCTCACCTATCCGTACCTGGTGGAACGGACGACCCAGGACGACGGATCCCAGGTCCGGCGCGGCGACCAGCGCAGCCTGGGGCGGGCGATGAACCCGGCCACCGCGCTCCGGCTGCAGGAGCTGATGGTCAAGGTGGTGGAGGACGGGACGGGCCGCAACGCCGCGATCCCGGGCGCGGTGGTCGGCGGCAAGACCGGCACCGCGCAGCACGGGGTCGGCAACGCGGGCACACCGTACGCCTGGTTCATCTCCTGGGCCAGGGCCGAGGGCGCGCCGATGGCGAAGGTGGCGGTCGCGGTGGTGGTCGAGGACGCCTCGGCGGACCGCGGTGACATCAGCGGCAACGGCGCGGCGGCGCCGATCGCGCGGGCGGTGATGCAGGCGGCACTGGCCGCCCGCTGA
- a CDS encoding SHOCT domain-containing protein: MFIRPIGVTVHAANRPPGHPLLRGLLARASGATEATTGAVGPGPVAPGPVGPADPATTTGPAGAPDGPPGRTEPPAGAQAEPEPTAATTPDRPAPAGLVAELTQLAVLAREGLLTPQEFTTAKARLLRG; the protein is encoded by the coding sequence ATGTTCATCCGCCCGATCGGAGTAACGGTCCACGCGGCGAACCGTCCGCCGGGGCACCCGCTGCTGCGGGGCCTGCTGGCGCGGGCCTCCGGAGCGACGGAGGCGACGACGGGCGCGGTCGGACCGGGCCCGGTGGCACCGGGCCCGGTCGGACCGGCGGACCCGGCGACCACCACGGGCCCGGCGGGCGCCCCGGACGGCCCGCCGGGCCGCACCGAACCGCCGGCCGGGGCGCAGGCCGAACCGGAGCCGACGGCAGCGACCACGCCGGACCGTCCGGCCCCGGCCGGCCTGGTGGCGGAGCTCACCCAGCTGGCCGTCCTGGCCCGCGAAGGCCTGTTGACCCCCCAGGAGTTCACGACGGCCAAGGCCCGCCTCCTGCGCGGCTGA
- a CDS encoding sensor histidine kinase, with amino-acid sequence MRLRLPAWTATLTWKSACFIVVMCCSLAAVLGALVHVEVTRQTVATAREKALGKLLEVSRAYEAGDPLPRGSWLDPVGLPPELRALAVSGHRGTLVADHRGRPTMWAAGPADGRALATTVDYGQSARTISGLDKAIIGSSLLAIGGTLLVGAFAVTRVTRRLHLTAAVARRITQGDLDARVDDPRTRTPSRHQDEVATVAAALDTMAGSLQSKLESERRFTADVAHELRTPLTGLQAASELLPEGRPTELVRERVRTMRQLTEDLLEISRLDSGSEVVENDLHQLGRLVRRVVRASGTDSGVVVVRDVHVETDRRRLERVLGNLVANAHKHGRPPVVLTVDGPVVTVRDHGDGFPEYLVAHGPQRFRSGGKGHGLGLTIAVGQAGVIGARLEFRAAQGGGGLAVLRLPGH; translated from the coding sequence GTGCGGCTGCGGCTGCCCGCCTGGACGGCCACGCTGACCTGGAAGTCGGCGTGCTTCATCGTGGTGATGTGCTGCTCGCTGGCGGCCGTGCTGGGTGCGCTCGTGCACGTGGAGGTGACCCGGCAGACGGTGGCCACGGCGCGGGAGAAGGCGCTCGGCAAACTGCTGGAGGTCTCGCGCGCGTACGAGGCGGGCGATCCCCTTCCCCGCGGTTCCTGGCTGGATCCCGTCGGGCTGCCGCCCGAGCTGCGGGCGCTCGCCGTCAGCGGGCACCGGGGCACCCTGGTGGCGGACCACCGGGGGCGCCCGACCATGTGGGCGGCCGGACCGGCGGACGGCCGGGCCCTGGCGACCACCGTCGACTACGGGCAGAGCGCGCGCACGATCAGCGGCCTGGACAAGGCGATCATCGGATCCTCGCTGCTGGCGATCGGCGGCACGCTGCTGGTGGGCGCCTTCGCGGTGACCCGGGTGACCCGGCGGCTGCACCTCACGGCGGCCGTGGCCCGCCGGATCACCCAGGGCGACCTCGACGCGCGGGTGGACGACCCGCGGACGAGGACCCCCTCGCGGCACCAGGACGAGGTGGCGACCGTGGCCGCGGCGCTGGACACGATGGCGGGCAGCCTGCAGTCGAAGCTGGAGAGCGAGCGGAGGTTCACGGCGGACGTGGCGCACGAGCTGCGCACACCGCTGACGGGCCTGCAGGCGGCGTCGGAGCTGTTGCCGGAGGGGCGGCCGACGGAGCTGGTGCGCGAGCGGGTCCGGACGATGCGGCAGCTGACGGAGGACCTGCTGGAGATCTCCCGGCTGGACTCGGGCAGCGAGGTGGTGGAGAACGATCTGCACCAGCTGGGGCGGCTGGTACGCCGGGTGGTGCGGGCGTCCGGGACGGATTCGGGGGTGGTGGTCGTCCGGGACGTGCACGTGGAGACGGACCGGCGGCGGCTGGAACGGGTGCTCGGGAACCTGGTGGCCAACGCCCACAAGCACGGGCGGCCGCCGGTGGTGCTGACGGTGGACGGGCCGGTGGTCACCGTACGGGACCACGGGGACGGGTTCCCCGAGTACCTGGTGGCGCACGGCCCGCAGCGCTTCCGCAGCGGCGGCAAGGGCCACGGGCTGGGGCTGACCATCGCCGTGGGGCAGGCGGGGGTGATCGGGGCTCGGCTGGAGTTCCGTGCGGCGCAGGGCGGCGGCGGGCTGGCGGTCCTCCGCCTGCCGGGCCACTAG
- a CDS encoding TetR/AcrR family transcriptional regulator, with the protein MTVRAYRRLSVEERRAQLLDAALSLFAHRAPEEVSLDDVAEAAGVSRPLVYRYFPGGKQQLYEAALRSAADLLERCFAEPQQGPLTRRLSRALDRYLAFVDEHDAGFAALLQGGSVVETSRTTATVDGIRRSAAEQILFHLGVPAPGPRLRMMVRTWITAVEAASLIWIDEGKQPEVEHLRDWLLDQFIALLTATAATDPETAAAARSALALESPDGPVGVLARRVIPVVSEAAHLL; encoded by the coding sequence ATGACCGTACGCGCGTACCGCAGGCTGAGCGTCGAGGAGCGGCGAGCCCAGCTCCTCGACGCCGCCCTCTCGCTGTTCGCGCACCGGGCACCGGAGGAGGTCTCGCTCGACGACGTCGCCGAGGCCGCGGGAGTGTCCCGTCCGCTCGTCTACCGGTACTTCCCGGGCGGCAAGCAGCAGCTCTACGAGGCCGCCCTCCGCTCGGCCGCCGACCTCCTCGAACGGTGCTTCGCCGAACCCCAGCAGGGCCCCCTGACCCGGCGCCTGTCCCGGGCCCTGGACCGCTACCTCGCCTTCGTCGACGAACACGACGCCGGCTTCGCCGCCCTCCTCCAGGGCGGCAGCGTCGTGGAGACCTCCCGCACGACGGCCACGGTCGACGGCATCCGGCGGTCCGCCGCCGAGCAGATCCTCTTCCACCTGGGCGTCCCGGCCCCCGGCCCCCGGCTGCGCATGATGGTCCGCACCTGGATAACGGCCGTCGAGGCGGCCTCCCTCATCTGGATCGACGAGGGCAAACAGCCCGAGGTCGAGCACCTCCGGGACTGGCTGCTGGACCAGTTCATCGCCCTGCTGACGGCCACCGCCGCCACGGACCCGGAAACGGCCGCGGCCGCCCGGTCCGCCCTCGCCCTGGAATCGCCGGACGGCCCGGTCGGGGTCCTGGCCCGCCGCGTGATCCCCGTGGTGTCCGAGGCCGCCCACCTGCTGTGA
- a CDS encoding alpha/beta hydrolase, whose protein sequence is MDIPRTVGAAPPVDPELDRILSAAGEAVREPLTPENLAAQQEQDIATRPRPTVGELRAGGLFEVEELRVPGRGVTLVSARPAGATGPLPLLYYMHGGGMVVGNAPSVVPQLLQEWALPLGLAVISVEYGLAPRVRYPEPLEDCYAGLVWAAEHARELGIDADRIVIGGKSAGGGLAAALALLTRDRGGPVPIGQLLLCPMLDDRNATFSSHQMAGVDIWDRTSNATGWQALLGDRYGAPDLSPYAAPARATDLSGLPPAFIDVGSVETFRDEDVAYADAIWRVGGQAELHVWPGAFHGFDGLAPEAALSRDARDARTRWLRRVLAQPGDRET, encoded by the coding sequence ATGGACATCCCCCGTACGGTCGGCGCGGCGCCCCCCGTCGACCCAGAACTGGACCGAATACTGTCTGCCGCGGGCGAGGCGGTACGCGAGCCGCTCACCCCCGAGAACCTCGCGGCCCAGCAGGAACAGGACATCGCGACGCGGCCCCGGCCGACGGTCGGGGAACTCCGGGCCGGCGGTCTCTTCGAGGTGGAGGAGCTGCGCGTACCGGGACGCGGCGTCACGCTCGTGAGCGCCCGGCCCGCCGGGGCCACCGGCCCGCTGCCCCTGCTGTACTACATGCACGGCGGCGGCATGGTCGTGGGCAACGCCCCGTCCGTGGTCCCGCAGCTGCTGCAGGAATGGGCCCTCCCCCTCGGCCTGGCCGTCATCTCCGTCGAGTACGGCCTGGCGCCCCGGGTGCGGTACCCGGAGCCGTTGGAGGACTGCTACGCCGGGCTCGTCTGGGCGGCCGAGCACGCCCGCGAGCTCGGCATCGACGCGGACCGCATCGTCATCGGCGGCAAGAGCGCGGGCGGCGGCCTCGCGGCGGCGCTCGCCCTGCTCACCCGAGACCGGGGCGGTCCCGTGCCGATCGGCCAGTTGCTCCTGTGCCCGATGCTCGACGACCGCAACGCCACTTTCTCCAGCCACCAGATGGCGGGCGTCGACATCTGGGACCGCACCTCGAACGCCACCGGGTGGCAGGCACTGCTCGGCGACCGGTACGGCGCCCCGGACCTTTCGCCCTACGCCGCGCCCGCCCGCGCCACCGACCTGTCCGGGCTCCCCCCGGCCTTCATCGACGTCGGGTCGGTCGAGACCTTCCGGGACGAGGACGTGGCCTACGCCGACGCGATCTGGCGGGTCGGCGGACAGGCCGAACTGCACGTGTGGCCGGGCGCCTTCCACGGGTTCGACGGCCTGGCCCCGGAAGCGGCGCTCAGCCGGGACGCGCGCGACGCCCGCACCCGCTGGCTCCGCCGCGTCCTCGCACAGCCCGGGGACCGGGAGACGTAG
- a CDS encoding nuclease-related domain-containing protein, with protein sequence MRGLKVLPSGRPGRGRLYVNLPDGQAVAWYDRQSNRISVLADDHREAVLAVLRPYLSGTVSIGPPPVPTASDLRRLTLPPDADLAPNRPGETLLGELEHGPAGTRARHRLRQELTAQQRMGDAFDALEPEGWRTLHCVPLPGLGRVDHLLIGPAGVFCVRTVPGRRQRAVIGDLLLTVGRTEPRPDPRWIRRAAAFAATALAAKVTPALALVDASRVETAPTVRDIRILQPPTATPNLAASPTVLKPPEVEALFAQARDTTTWLSRPTAA encoded by the coding sequence ATGCGCGGACTCAAGGTACTGCCGAGCGGCCGGCCCGGCCGCGGCCGGCTGTATGTCAACCTGCCCGACGGGCAGGCGGTGGCCTGGTACGACCGGCAGTCCAACCGGATCAGCGTCCTCGCGGACGACCACCGCGAAGCGGTCCTGGCGGTGCTCCGGCCCTACCTCAGCGGGACGGTCTCGATCGGCCCGCCCCCGGTCCCCACCGCCTCCGACCTGCGACGTCTCACACTGCCGCCGGACGCGGACCTGGCTCCGAACCGCCCGGGGGAGACCCTGCTGGGCGAACTGGAACACGGCCCGGCGGGCACCAGGGCCCGGCACCGGCTGCGCCAGGAACTGACCGCGCAGCAGCGGATGGGCGACGCCTTCGACGCGCTGGAGCCGGAGGGCTGGCGGACCCTGCACTGCGTCCCGCTCCCGGGGCTGGGCCGCGTCGACCACCTGCTCATCGGCCCGGCGGGCGTCTTCTGCGTGCGTACGGTCCCGGGCCGCCGCCAACGCGCGGTGATCGGCGACCTTTTGCTCACGGTGGGCCGTACGGAACCCCGCCCGGACCCCCGCTGGATCCGCCGCGCGGCCGCCTTCGCCGCCACGGCCCTGGCCGCGAAGGTCACCCCGGCGCTGGCGCTGGTCGACGCCTCCCGGGTCGAGACGGCCCCGACGGTCCGCGACATCCGCATCCTCCAGCCCCCGACGGCGACCCCGAACCTCGCCGCGTCCCCCACGGTGCTGAAACCCCCCGAGGTCGAAGCCCTCTTCGCCCAGGCCCGCGACACCACCACCTGGCTCTCCCGCCCCACCGCAGCCTGA
- a CDS encoding AurF N-oxygenase family protein yields the protein MTTVTERAVLQDALGLLKDREQIAERLLESSAKHSFDPDKELDWDAPAIEGKYYWPPELLSLYDTPLWKKMGEEQRIDLSRHEAAALGSLGIWFEIILMQLMVRHIYDKSLTSKHVRYALTEIADECRHSMMFARMIQKAGAPEYPVSRLNHNLARILKTVSTTPGSFACTLLGEEILDWMQRLTFPDERVQPLVRGVTRIHVIEEARHVRYAREELRRQMVTAPRWEQELTRISCGEAARVFSLAFVNPAVYDNIGLDRREAVAQVKASGHRREVMQSGAKRLTDFLDDIGVLRGVGRRLWKSSGLLA from the coding sequence ATGACGACCGTGACCGAACGAGCCGTGCTCCAGGACGCCCTCGGCCTGCTCAAGGACCGCGAGCAGATAGCCGAGCGACTGCTCGAATCCTCCGCCAAGCACTCCTTCGACCCCGACAAGGAACTCGACTGGGACGCCCCGGCGATCGAGGGCAAGTACTACTGGCCGCCGGAACTGCTCTCCCTCTACGACACCCCGCTGTGGAAGAAGATGGGGGAGGAGCAGCGCATCGACCTCTCCCGCCACGAGGCCGCGGCGCTCGGCTCGCTCGGCATCTGGTTCGAGATCATCCTCATGCAGCTCATGGTCCGGCACATCTACGACAAGTCCCTGACCAGCAAGCACGTTCGCTACGCGCTCACCGAGATCGCCGACGAGTGCCGCCACTCGATGATGTTCGCCCGCATGATCCAGAAGGCCGGTGCCCCCGAGTACCCGGTCTCCCGCCTCAACCACAACCTCGCGCGGATCCTGAAGACCGTCTCCACCACCCCCGGATCCTTCGCCTGCACCCTCCTCGGCGAGGAGATCCTCGACTGGATGCAGCGCCTGACCTTCCCGGACGAGCGCGTCCAGCCGCTGGTCCGCGGCGTCACCCGGATCCACGTCATCGAGGAGGCCCGGCACGTCCGGTACGCCCGCGAGGAACTGCGCCGCCAGATGGTGACGGCCCCGCGCTGGGAACAGGAACTCACCCGGATCAGCTGCGGCGAGGCCGCCCGCGTCTTCTCGCTGGCCTTCGTCAACCCGGCCGTCTACGACAACATCGGCCTGGACCGCCGCGAGGCCGTCGCCCAGGTGAAGGCGAGCGGCCACCGCCGCGAGGTCATGCAGAGCGGCGCGAAGCGGCTCACCGACTTCCTCGACGACATCGGCGTGCTGCGCGGCGTCGGCCGCAGGCTGTGGAAGAGCTCGGGGCTGCTGGCGTAG